A single region of the Microlunatus panaciterrae genome encodes:
- a CDS encoding AAA family ATPase produces the protein MTSLIHLNGPPGIGKSTLAALYAERHPGTLNLDIDSLHGLVGGWRDPDNHTHEVLRPIALAMASTHLGGGRNVILPQYLARLEEIDAFEKTARDQGADFREVVLLAEKAESIARFDTRKDDSAWGRHNHWLVEVQGGQVMLAAMYDQLLEILQSRPSAVVVRSAPEAVEETYASLTQALLQSGDRAEPVEGSPAP, from the coding sequence GTGACTTCGCTCATTCACCTCAATGGGCCTCCGGGAATCGGGAAATCCACGCTCGCGGCTCTCTATGCGGAAAGACATCCCGGCACGCTCAACCTGGACATCGACAGCCTGCACGGCTTGGTGGGTGGCTGGCGGGATCCGGACAACCACACGCACGAAGTCCTGCGACCGATCGCTTTGGCGATGGCATCGACTCATCTCGGCGGCGGACGCAACGTCATCCTCCCCCAGTATCTGGCTCGTCTCGAAGAGATCGATGCCTTCGAAAAGACGGCTCGCGACCAAGGCGCCGATTTTCGCGAGGTCGTGCTCCTTGCCGAGAAGGCGGAATCGATCGCGCGCTTTGACACGCGTAAGGACGACAGCGCTTGGGGTAGGCACAACCACTGGCTCGTTGAGGTCCAGGGAGGACAGGTGATGCTCGCTGCCATGTATGACCAGCTGCTGGAGATCCTGCAGTCTCGACCATCGGCCGTGGTCGTGCGCAGTGCGCCTGAGGCGGTGGAAGAGACCTACGCGTCGCTGACGCAAGCACTACTGCAGTCCGGGGACAGGGCTGAGCCGGTCGAAGGGTCTCCCGCGCCCTGA